The following nucleotide sequence is from Barnesiella propionica.
TGGCGGTGGAAAAGAAGAAGTATATATATCATCTGCCGACTGGATGAAGCGGAATCTTAACCGGCGTATAGAGACAGCACTGCCCATTCTCGACTCTCTCATTAAGCGGACCATCATCAACATACTTACTTTACAGTTACAAGATAATACACAAGCTTGTCTGGTAGATGAAAACCTGAATAATAATTATATATGTACATCGGGAGAGAAAATACGCTCTCAGCGCAGAACGTATGACCTAATAGAACAAATATCTTCGGATGACGAAAGGGAACATATTCCTAATTATTTTATCTGTTGAAACCTTGAATTAAACAAAAAGGACGCCTGATAAAGCGTCCTTTTCGTTTTGCAAAAAACTGCTCATTAATAATTCCACTGACAGGCTATCATACGAAGATTATCGTCTCCCATTGTACGAAGATCGGTCAATTGGTTATAACGGCAATTTATATAAACCAGATTGGGACAAAAAGAAACATCGAGCATATTCAACTGATTGTTATTACACAATAACCGCTGCAAATAAGTTCTGTTACTTAAATCTAAAGTTGAAAGATCATTATAGGAACAATCGACAAAATAAAGTTTATCCGTCCCATCCAGATTAAGAGTAGCCAAATTATTATAAGAACAAACCAAATCCATAAGAGCATTACAATTAAGTACTCCTAAAGTCTTCATATTATTATCACTGCATATCAATGAAAACAGAGTAGGCAACTTAGAAATTATCATTGTAGATATTTCATTATTGTCTATATTCAAATTTTGCAAATTCACTGTACCGAACAGATTCAGATCAGTAAGCTTGTTATAACCGCAATACAGATTTTTAAGATTCCGGCAACTATCCACACTCAAAGATTCCAAATGACAGCTCTGGGTATTCAGTGATTCCAGTTGTTCGGCACCATTTACATTTAACTCGACAAACAGATTTCCGGAGCAATTCACAGATTTAAGAACAGGAGCATTAGCTACCGACAAAGAAGTCAGTCTGTTTTTATAACAATCCAGTTTGGTAAGTGCGGTACATCCGTCTATATCCAATTCGGACAATTGATTACGGCTCACATTCAAAGTAGCGAGAATAGTACAATTACTTACATTTACTTGTTTTATTTTGTTACGGGAACAATCCATAGAACGCAAAGCCGTAAATCCGTCTACATCCAGATTTCCGGATAAATCTTTATCCTTCCAATCTATCGACACGACACGACCGTTGCTCCACACGACCCCCGTCCAGGTCTCCGGGGAATTAAGCGATGCAATGCCTAAGCGTTGATAGTTGGCATCGCCCTTGGCGGATGTCTGCTGTAAAAAATTCTGTAATTTCTTTACTTCGTTTTTGTTGGGTTTCTGGGCAAATACGATTAAACTCCCCATTGCCAGAGCGATTAATAATAGAACTCTTTTCATAGTTGTTAATATTTTGTTATACCTATTGATATGATGAAAGCTCTCTTTCACAGGAACTTTACATCCATTAAAACAATAGGTAATAAAAAAAGTTCTTTTTAACCCGGAAAATATAGATTAAGTGAGAAAATCTTAAAAAACGAACTATTTCAAGAATTCAGTTTTATTCCATCGTCTTCTATCATAATAGAATGTTGCTTATACAAGGCTCCGATAGCTTTTTTAAAATTCTTCTTACTGCAACCGAAATAATTGCTTATTTCCTCGGACGACGATTTATCCGAAAGTGGCAGGAAACCGTTATTTCCACGTAAACTAGCCAGTATCTGATCCGATAAAGGTCCTATCTTTTCATAGCCGAAAGGTTGCAGCATAACATCGATCTTTCCATCCTCTCTCACTTGTTTGATATATCCCTTCATTTTATCACCGACCTCTACAGATGAAAATATTTCATTATGATATATCATACCTCCAAAAAGATTGTTTATAACAACTTTAAACCCCAAATCGGTTTGTTTTACGATCAAGATATCCACCTCTTCATTCGGTTCGAACGAGGGTTCCAGATTATCCAAAAATTTATCCAGTTTTGCCGAAGCGGCTATACGTCCGGTAACATGATCCACATAAGCATACACAACATAACTCCGTCCTTGCTGCATGGTCATCTTCTGTTCCCTGAAAGGTACAAGAAGATCTTTAGCTAACCCCCAATCCAAAAAAGCGCCCACTCTATTTACCGAACGAACTTCCAATAAAGCGAATTCCCCCACCTGAATGAACGGATGCTGAGTAGTGGCAATAATACGATCCTCGGAATCAAGATAAATAAACACAGTCAATTCATCTCCTATCTCATAAGATGAAGGTACATATTTTCGCGGTAAAAGTATTTCTCCTTTTTCGCCTCCATCCAAATACAAACCAAATTCCAGATCTTTTACAATACGAAGGGTATTGTATTTACCAAGTTGTATCATATCAAATTTATTTGAAACAAAGATAGAAAATAAAAATAGAAGTAAGAACATAGTAAATAATAAAGCGGGACCAAAAAAGAAATATTACCCCAAAATATAACTACCCATGCAGCAGAATGCGTTTATTATCTTTTAAGAATGTAGCAAAATCAAGCTGTAAAATAAAAATATTTATTCCGAACCGATTGTCAAGCTAAGAATCAAAATCTAAATAATATACTTAAAAGATAAAAATATATATATTTTAAATAGAAAATAAAAGTAAACTACAAAATAGAATACAATATTTTTTATAATTTTGTATTTACATTGATATAATTCAATTTAATATATATAAAAAACAGAAGCGCTATATCTTTGATTTTAATATAATGTGCGAAGCTTAATGAATTTCAAAAGATGGCATAATATTTTTTGCATATATAGCATAAGACTGC
It contains:
- a CDS encoding leucine-rich repeat domain-containing protein — encoded protein: MKRVLLLIALAMGSLIVFAQKPNKNEVKKLQNFLQQTSAKGDANYQRLGIASLNSPETWTGVVWSNGRVVSIDWKDKDLSGNLDVDGFTALRSMDCSRNKIKQVNVSNCTILATLNVSRNQLSELDIDGCTALTKLDCYKNRLTSLSVANAPVLKSVNCSGNLFVELNVNGAEQLESLNTQSCHLESLSVDSCRNLKNLYCGYNKLTDLNLFGTVNLQNLNIDNNEISTMIISKLPTLFSLICSDNNMKTLGVLNCNALMDLVCSYNNLATLNLDGTDKLYFVDCSYNDLSTLDLSNRTYLQRLLCNNNQLNMLDVSFCPNLVYINCRYNQLTDLRTMGDDNLRMIACQWNY
- a CDS encoding CvfB family protein, with translation MIQLGKYNTLRIVKDLEFGLYLDGGEKGEILLPRKYVPSSYEIGDELTVFIYLDSEDRIIATTQHPFIQVGEFALLEVRSVNRVGAFLDWGLAKDLLVPFREQKMTMQQGRSYVVYAYVDHVTGRIAASAKLDKFLDNLEPSFEPNEEVDILIVKQTDLGFKVVINNLFGGMIYHNEIFSSVEVGDKMKGYIKQVREDGKIDVMLQPFGYEKIGPLSDQILASLRGNNGFLPLSDKSSSEEISNYFGCSKKNFKKAIGALYKQHSIMIEDDGIKLNS